The following are encoded together in the Thiobacillus sp. SCUT-2 genome:
- a CDS encoding TetR/AcrR family transcriptional regulator, translating to MTPDPQGSGTPSARDRILHTAHDLFYRDGIRATGIDRVIAESGVAKLTFYRHFPSKNDLIRAYLDYRHQRWLAWFAGALARHGGGADAIVPAVGEWLRDPGYRGCAFINSVSELAGSLPEVVDITRAHKADVAAAIAAVLPASRQRAKLAQAIALAIDGAIVRAQFDTTPDVALDALKRIVKSLLAE from the coding sequence ATGACACCCGATCCCCAGGGCTCCGGCACGCCTTCCGCCCGCGACCGCATCCTGCACACCGCGCACGATCTCTTCTACCGCGACGGCATACGCGCCACCGGCATCGACCGCGTCATCGCCGAGTCGGGCGTGGCCAAGCTCACCTTCTACCGGCATTTCCCCAGCAAGAACGACCTGATCCGCGCCTATCTGGACTATCGCCACCAGCGCTGGCTGGCCTGGTTCGCGGGCGCGCTGGCGCGGCACGGCGGCGGGGCGGACGCCATCGTACCGGCGGTGGGGGAGTGGCTGCGCGATCCGGGCTACCGCGGCTGCGCCTTCATCAACAGCGTGAGCGAACTCGCCGGCAGCCTGCCCGAGGTCGTCGACATCACACGCGCGCACAAGGCCGACGTGGCCGCTGCCATCGCCGCCGTGCTGCCGGCCTCGCGCCAGCGCGCCAAGCTGGCGCAGGCGATCGCGCTGGCCATCGACGGCGCCATCGTGCGCGCGCAGTTCGACACCACGCCCGACGTGGCGCTGGATGCACTGAAGCGCATCGTCAAATCGCTGCTGGCGGAATAG
- a CDS encoding pyridoxamine 5'-phosphate oxidase family protein — protein sequence MHDTGTPPLLHPGEIEAQRRFHGGPTWDGARLAAMLRDRLTPALATFLESQPFFFLATANARGECDCSFRGREPNASGEPYPLLRVQDERTLVFPDFSGNRLYNSLGNILANPHVGLLFVDFQQRTRMRVNGRARIVEEAAAHADVWPTARRYVVVTVAQAYPNCKARIPRMIPAPQADAWQDE from the coding sequence ATGCACGATACGGGCACCCCGCCCCTGCTGCACCCGGGCGAAATCGAGGCACAACGCCGCTTCCACGGCGGGCCGACGTGGGACGGGGCGCGGCTGGCGGCCATGCTGCGCGACCGCCTGACGCCTGCGCTGGCAACTTTCCTGGAAAGCCAGCCGTTCTTCTTTCTGGCCACGGCCAATGCACGCGGGGAATGCGACTGCAGCTTTCGCGGACGCGAACCCAATGCCTCGGGCGAGCCCTATCCCCTGCTGCGGGTGCAGGACGAACGTACGCTGGTATTCCCCGATTTCTCCGGCAACAGGCTCTACAACTCACTCGGCAATATTCTGGCGAATCCGCATGTCGGCCTGCTGTTCGTCGATTTCCAGCAGCGGACGCGCATGCGGGTGAACGGTCGCGCGCGCATCGTCGAGGAGGCTGCCGCGCATGCCGATGTCTGGCCGACGGCGCGGCGCTACGTGGTCGTGACGGTCGCGCAGGCGTACCCCAATTGCAAGGCACGGATTCCGCGCATGATCCCGGCGCCCCAGGCCGATGCCTGGCAGGACGAATGA
- a CDS encoding DUF3330 domain-containing protein, giving the protein MDIRHRNPGGAPVVQCADEDTCTVFSCEVCLVEIPPDAVKLMDAQDYVHHFCGLDCLEIWQRQAAHPQPARPARRFDRLK; this is encoded by the coding sequence ATGGATATTCGTCATCGCAACCCCGGGGGGGCGCCGGTCGTGCAGTGCGCCGACGAAGACACCTGCACGGTGTTCAGCTGCGAAGTCTGTCTGGTGGAAATCCCCCCCGATGCAGTCAAGCTGATGGATGCGCAGGACTACGTCCATCATTTCTGCGGCCTCGATTGCCTCGAAATCTGGCAGCGGCAGGCCGCCCACCCGCAACCGGCCCGTCCGGCGAGGCGCTTCGATCGGCTAAAATAG
- the ligA gene encoding NAD-dependent DNA ligase LigA — protein sequence MKPDVLARAAALRQEIERHNYAYYVLDAPTIPDAEFDRLFRELQELEAAHPELATPDSPTQRVGGRPLDAFPKVRHAVPMLSIRTETDTEASGARAFDARVRKELGLADGDPPVEYNAELKFDGLAINLRYEHGVLVHAVTRGDGETGEDVTQNVRTVHAIPLRLRADKPPAVLEVRGEVFMRRDAFERYNARQRAAGRPTLVNPRNGAAGSIRQLDPRLAAQRPLSFFAYGLGEVRAWPHAPATHSATLDALEKLGVPVCAERRVCRGADALVAFHAEIAARRDRLPFDIDGVVYKVNRLDLQRELGFVTREPRWAVAHKYPAQEQLTVVEAIEVQVGRTGALTPVARLAPVFVGGVTVTNATLHNQDEIDRKDVRVGDTVIVRRAGDVIPEVVSVVPERRPQPAPPRFDLLKSFPVCPECGSHVVRLEDEAVARCTGGLYCPAQRKQALLHFASRRAMDIEGLGDKLVDQLVERGLVHTPADVYRLDLATLAGLERMAEKSAANLLVAIEASKTTTLARFIFALGIRNVGETTAKDLARHFGSLDTLLAATEDELIAVRDVGPIVAQSIVQFFAERHNLDVVRKLRDAGVHWPESAGMQQSAGILAGKTLVLTGTLPTLTRDAAKEKIEAAGGKVAGSVSKKTDYVVAGEEAGSKLAKAQELGVTILDEAGLLALLGPAHRKPGQQGFDF from the coding sequence ATGAAACCCGATGTTCTGGCGCGCGCTGCCGCGCTGCGCCAGGAGATCGAACGCCACAACTACGCCTACTATGTCCTCGACGCGCCGACGATTCCGGACGCGGAATTCGATCGGCTGTTCCGCGAACTGCAGGAACTCGAGGCGGCCCATCCTGAACTTGCCACGCCCGATTCGCCCACCCAGCGTGTCGGCGGTCGCCCGCTCGATGCCTTTCCCAAGGTCCGCCACGCCGTGCCGATGCTGTCGATCCGCACCGAGACCGACACCGAGGCGAGCGGCGCGCGCGCCTTCGACGCGCGGGTGCGCAAGGAGCTCGGCCTCGCCGACGGTGATCCGCCGGTCGAATACAACGCCGAGCTGAAATTCGACGGCCTGGCGATCAATCTGCGCTACGAGCACGGCGTGCTGGTTCACGCCGTGACGCGCGGCGACGGCGAGACGGGCGAGGACGTCACCCAGAACGTCCGGACCGTCCACGCCATTCCGCTGCGCCTGCGCGCCGACAAGCCGCCGGCCGTGCTCGAGGTGCGCGGCGAGGTGTTCATGCGGCGCGACGCTTTCGAACGCTACAACGCCCGGCAGCGTGCCGCGGGCAGACCCACGCTGGTCAACCCGCGCAATGGCGCCGCAGGCAGCATTCGCCAGCTCGATCCCCGGCTTGCCGCCCAGCGTCCGCTGTCGTTCTTCGCTTACGGCCTCGGCGAGGTGCGGGCGTGGCCGCATGCCCCGGCGACCCACAGCGCGACGCTCGACGCACTGGAAAAGCTGGGCGTGCCGGTGTGCGCCGAGCGTCGCGTCTGCCGCGGCGCGGACGCGCTCGTCGCCTTTCATGCCGAGATCGCGGCGCGGCGCGACCGGCTGCCGTTCGACATCGACGGCGTGGTGTACAAGGTCAACCGGCTCGATCTGCAGCGCGAACTCGGCTTCGTCACGCGCGAGCCGCGCTGGGCGGTGGCGCACAAGTATCCGGCGCAGGAGCAGCTGACCGTGGTCGAGGCCATCGAGGTCCAGGTCGGGCGGACCGGCGCGCTGACGCCGGTCGCGCGCCTCGCGCCGGTGTTCGTCGGCGGCGTGACGGTGACCAATGCCACCCTGCACAACCAGGACGAGATCGACCGCAAGGACGTGCGCGTCGGCGATACGGTCATCGTGCGGCGGGCCGGCGACGTCATTCCCGAGGTCGTGTCCGTGGTGCCGGAGCGCCGTCCTCAGCCGGCGCCACCGCGCTTCGATCTGCTCAAGAGCTTTCCGGTCTGCCCGGAGTGCGGCTCGCACGTGGTGCGCCTCGAAGACGAAGCGGTCGCGCGCTGTACCGGCGGCCTCTATTGTCCGGCGCAGCGCAAGCAGGCCCTGCTCCACTTCGCGTCGCGCCGCGCGATGGACATCGAAGGCCTGGGCGACAAGCTGGTCGACCAGCTCGTCGAGCGCGGCCTGGTGCACACGCCGGCCGATGTTTACCGCCTCGACCTCGCTACGCTCGCAGGCCTTGAGCGCATGGCCGAAAAGTCGGCGGCCAATCTGCTGGTGGCGATCGAAGCCAGCAAGACCACGACGCTGGCGCGTTTCATCTTCGCGCTGGGCATCCGTAATGTCGGGGAAACCACCGCCAAGGACCTGGCCCGCCATTTCGGCTCGCTCGACACGCTGCTTGCCGCGACGGAGGACGAGCTGATTGCGGTGCGCGACGTCGGCCCCATCGTCGCGCAGTCGATCGTGCAGTTCTTCGCCGAGCGGCACAACCTCGACGTGGTCCGCAAGCTGCGTGACGCCGGCGTGCACTGGCCGGAATCGGCCGGGATGCAGCAGTCGGCTGGTATCCTAGCGGGCAAGACGCTGGTGCTGACCGGGACGCTGCCGACGCTGACCCGCGACGCCGCCAAGGAGAAGATCGAGGCCGCAGGCGGCAAGGTGGCAGGGTCGGTGTCGAAGAAGACCGACTATGTCGTCGCGGGCGAGGAGGCCGGCAGCAAGCTGGCCAAGGCGCAGGAACTCGGGGTGACGATCCTCGACGAGGCCGGGCTGCTGGCCCTGCTGGGGCCGGCGCACCGGAAGCCCGGCCAGCAGGGTTTTGATTTCTGA
- a CDS encoding nuclear transport factor 2 family protein produces METKPPLPPFTEDSARQKVRMAEDAWNTRDPARVVLVYTEDTRWRNRAEFPAGRAEVQRFLERKWARELDYRLIKELWACGGNRIAVRFAYEWHDDSGQWYRSYGNENWAFNEQGFMTHRHASINDLPIRDADRKFFWPLGRRPDEHPGLSDLGL; encoded by the coding sequence ATGGAAACCAAACCGCCCCTTCCCCCCTTCACCGAGGACAGTGCCCGACAGAAGGTGCGCATGGCCGAGGACGCCTGGAACACGCGCGACCCCGCGCGCGTGGTGCTGGTGTACACGGAAGACACGCGCTGGCGCAACCGCGCCGAATTCCCGGCCGGCCGCGCGGAAGTGCAGCGCTTTCTCGAACGCAAGTGGGCGCGTGAACTCGACTATCGTCTGATCAAGGAACTGTGGGCCTGCGGCGGCAACCGCATCGCAGTGCGCTTCGCCTACGAATGGCACGACGACTCGGGCCAGTGGTACCGCTCCTACGGCAACGAGAACTGGGCGTTCAACGAACAGGGATTCATGACGCACCGCCATGCGAGCATCAACGACCTGCCGATCAGGGACGCCGACCGCAAGTTCTTCTGGCCGCTGGGCCGTCGTCCGGACGAGCATCCAGGGCTGAGCGACCTGGGCTTGTAG
- a CDS encoding cell division protein ZipA C-terminal FtsZ-binding domain-containing protein, with amino-acid sequence MSDLQIGLLAVGGVVVAAVLVFNWIQERRFRKQADAAFRTPAGDALMQGGVPAQDSRERVEPSLDERAFDADDADVHVQLSGAVPATPVEAAPSGRAEPAPAAAQPSRTSAQAPAAPAAPYDELIEYRARIGGEGVVASALAGAYSQTRALGKAVRWAGLPAGMSAWEEFQPWRDVRYQQLVVTMQLADRNGAVQEEQLAALCDVLQTAAQANGLRLACDDMVDALERAQAIDRFCVDVDVLIGLNVVARGEGAVNLARIVHEAETSGMALGADGVFQLLDSRGEPLYALCNHDAEPFVAGMVEGQTSQGVTLQFDVPRVPDGLKVFDGMVAFGRRLANEVGGILVDDNLRPLTDAGIEKIRSQLQQIYERMEARGVPSGSRRSLRLFS; translated from the coding sequence ATGAGTGATCTGCAAATCGGCTTGCTGGCCGTGGGTGGGGTGGTCGTCGCCGCGGTGCTGGTATTCAACTGGATTCAGGAGCGGCGCTTCCGCAAGCAGGCGGACGCAGCCTTCCGGACGCCGGCGGGCGACGCGCTGATGCAGGGCGGCGTGCCGGCGCAAGACAGCCGCGAACGCGTCGAGCCTTCGCTGGACGAGCGGGCCTTCGATGCCGACGACGCCGACGTGCATGTGCAGCTGTCGGGGGCCGTGCCGGCCACGCCGGTAGAGGCAGCGCCGTCCGGCCGCGCCGAGCCCGCCCCGGCGGCGGCCCAGCCGTCGCGGACATCCGCCCAGGCCCCGGCCGCGCCGGCGGCGCCCTACGACGAACTGATCGAATACCGCGCCCGCATCGGCGGGGAAGGCGTGGTCGCGAGCGCGCTTGCGGGCGCATACAGCCAGACGCGCGCGCTGGGCAAGGCCGTGCGCTGGGCCGGCCTGCCGGCGGGGATGTCCGCCTGGGAGGAATTCCAGCCCTGGCGCGACGTCCGCTACCAGCAGCTGGTCGTCACCATGCAGCTGGCGGACCGCAATGGCGCCGTGCAGGAAGAACAGCTTGCCGCCCTGTGCGACGTGCTGCAGACCGCGGCACAGGCCAACGGCCTGCGTCTGGCGTGCGACGACATGGTCGATGCGCTCGAGCGCGCCCAGGCGATCGACCGCTTCTGCGTCGACGTCGACGTGCTGATCGGCCTCAACGTCGTCGCGCGCGGCGAGGGCGCGGTGAACCTGGCGCGCATCGTGCACGAAGCCGAGACGAGCGGGATGGCGCTCGGGGCCGATGGTGTGTTCCAGCTGCTCGACAGCCGCGGCGAGCCGCTCTACGCCCTGTGCAACCATGACGCCGAGCCCTTCGTCGCCGGCATGGTGGAAGGGCAGACCTCGCAGGGCGTCACCCTGCAGTTCGACGTGCCGCGCGTGCCGGACGGCCTCAAGGTGTTCGACGGCATGGTGGCATTCGGCCGCCGCCTCGCCAACGAGGTCGGCGGCATCCTGGTCGACGACAATCTGCGCCCGCTGACGGACGCAGGCATCGAGAAGATCCGCAGCCAGCTCCAGCAGATCTACGAGCGCATGGAAGCGCGCGGGGTGCCCTCCGGTTCGCGGCGATCCCTGCGTCTGTTCTCCTGA
- the eno gene encoding phosphopyruvate hydratase, whose protein sequence is MSAIIDVIAREILDSRGNPTVEVDVLLESGVLGRAAVPSGASTGSREAIELRDGDKSRYLGKGVLRAVEHVNTEICEAIIGLDVEDQAFIDKTMIELDGTENKSRLGANALLAVSMACARAAAEQAGLPLYRYLGGAAPMALPVPMMNIINGGAHANNNIDMQEFMIIPVGAPSFREALRYGAEVFHALKKLLDDAGMATTVGDEGGFAPNLESHEAALKLIVQAIEKAGLQPGIDVAIGVDCASSEFYKDGLYHLDSEGLKLTAAQFADYLAAWCDKYPVISIEDGMAEGDWDGWKLLTDKLGRRVQLVGDDLFVTNTKILREGIEKNIANSILIKVNQIGTLSETFQAIEMAKQAGYTAVISHRSGETEDTTIADLAVATNARQIKTGSLSRSDRMAKYNQLLRIEEELGDAASYPGRDAFRQRG, encoded by the coding sequence GTGAGCGCAATCATTGATGTCATCGCCCGGGAAATCCTCGACTCCCGCGGCAATCCCACCGTCGAAGTCGACGTCCTGCTGGAATCCGGCGTGCTGGGCCGCGCGGCCGTGCCGTCGGGCGCGTCGACCGGCAGCCGCGAGGCGATCGAGCTGCGCGACGGCGACAAGTCGCGCTACCTGGGCAAGGGTGTGCTGCGGGCCGTCGAGCACGTCAACACCGAGATCTGCGAGGCGATCATCGGGCTGGATGTCGAGGACCAGGCCTTCATCGACAAGACCATGATCGAGCTCGACGGCACCGAGAACAAATCGCGCCTTGGCGCCAATGCGCTGCTGGCCGTGTCGATGGCCTGTGCCCGGGCCGCCGCCGAGCAGGCGGGGCTGCCGCTGTACCGCTACCTCGGTGGCGCGGCGCCGATGGCGCTGCCGGTGCCGATGATGAACATCATCAACGGCGGTGCGCACGCGAACAACAACATCGACATGCAGGAGTTCATGATCATCCCGGTCGGCGCGCCGAGCTTCCGCGAGGCACTGCGCTACGGCGCCGAGGTCTTCCATGCGCTGAAGAAGCTGCTGGACGACGCCGGCATGGCGACCACCGTCGGCGACGAAGGCGGCTTCGCACCCAACCTCGAATCGCACGAGGCGGCGCTGAAGCTGATCGTCCAGGCGATCGAGAAGGCCGGCCTGCAGCCCGGCATCGACGTTGCGATCGGCGTCGACTGCGCCAGCTCCGAGTTCTACAAGGACGGCCTCTACCATCTCGACTCCGAGGGCCTCAAGCTGACCGCGGCGCAGTTCGCCGACTACCTTGCCGCCTGGTGCGACAAATACCCCGTCATCAGCATCGAGGACGGCATGGCCGAGGGGGACTGGGACGGGTGGAAGCTCCTGACGGACAAGCTGGGCCGCCGGGTGCAGCTGGTGGGCGACGACCTTTTCGTCACCAACACGAAGATCCTCAGGGAAGGCATCGAGAAGAATATTGCCAACTCGATCCTCATCAAGGTGAACCAGATCGGCACCCTGTCCGAGACCTTCCAGGCCATCGAGATGGCCAAGCAGGCCGGCTACACCGCCGTGATCTCGCACCGCTCGGGCGAGACCGAGGACACCACGATCGCCGACCTCGCGGTCGCGACCAACGCGCGCCAGATCAAGACCGGTTCGCTGTCGCGTTCCGATCGCATGGCCAAGTACAACCAGCTGCTGCGCATCGAGGAAGAACTTGGCGACGCGGCGAGCTACCCCGGACGCGATGCGTTCCGCCAGCGCGGCTGA
- the galU gene encoding UTP--glucose-1-phosphate uridylyltransferase GalU, which translates to MQKVKKAVFPVAGLGTRFLPATKASPKEMLPIVDKPLIQYAVEEAMDAGITDIIFISSRTKRTVEDHFDKAYELETELAARGKNRVLDLVQSIRPAGVNFIYIRQAEALGLGHAVLCAQPVVGNEPFAVILADDLIDGNPPVMKQMVDQYDYYQCSVLGVQQVAPEETASYGIVDATPMAERISRVNAIVEKPKPEDAPSTLGVVGRYILTPRIFHHIQNLKPGAGGELQLTDAIAALLKEQQVLAYAYDGIRYDCGSKLGYLQATVEYALKHSEVSEGFSAYLKSRVC; encoded by the coding sequence ATGCAAAAAGTCAAGAAAGCCGTGTTCCCGGTTGCCGGCCTCGGCACCCGGTTTCTGCCGGCGACCAAGGCCAGCCCGAAGGAGATGCTGCCCATCGTCGACAAGCCGCTGATCCAGTATGCGGTCGAGGAGGCGATGGACGCGGGCATCACCGACATCATCTTCATCAGCAGCCGCACCAAGCGCACCGTCGAGGACCATTTCGACAAGGCCTACGAACTGGAGACCGAACTCGCGGCGCGCGGCAAGAATCGCGTGCTCGACCTCGTCCAGTCGATCCGCCCCGCCGGCGTCAATTTCATCTACATCCGCCAGGCCGAGGCACTCGGCCTGGGCCATGCGGTGCTGTGCGCGCAGCCGGTGGTCGGCAACGAGCCGTTCGCCGTCATCCTCGCCGACGACCTCATCGACGGCAACCCGCCGGTCATGAAGCAGATGGTCGACCAGTACGACTACTACCAGTGCTCGGTGCTCGGCGTGCAGCAGGTCGCGCCCGAGGAAACCGCATCCTACGGCATCGTCGACGCGACGCCGATGGCGGAACGCATCTCGCGCGTCAACGCCATCGTCGAGAAACCCAAGCCCGAGGACGCGCCCTCGACCCTGGGCGTGGTGGGACGCTACATCCTGACGCCGCGCATCTTCCATCACATCCAGAACCTGAAGCCGGGCGCGGGCGGCGAACTGCAGCTCACCGACGCCATTGCCGCGCTGCTGAAGGAGCAGCAGGTGCTGGCCTACGCCTACGACGGCATCCGCTACGACTGCGGCAGCAAGCTCGGCTACCTGCAGGCGACCGTCGAATATGCCTTGAAGCACAGCGAAGTCAGCGAAGGCTTCAGCGCCTACCTCAAGTCGCGCGTCTGTTGA
- the kdsA gene encoding 3-deoxy-8-phosphooctulonate synthase, producing the protein MKLCHFEAGLDQPLFLISGPCVIESEQLAMDTAGQLKELCDALGIPFIYKSSFDKANRSSTKSFRGLGLDEGLRILSEVKAKIGVPVLTDVHEDTPLEEVAAVVDVLQTPAFLCRQTNFIQNVARQGRPVNIKKGQFLAPWDMQNVVDKAREVGNEQIMVCERGVSFGYNTLVSDMRGLAIMRATGCPVVFDATHSVQQPGGQGTSSGGQREFVPVLARAAVATGVAGVFAETHPNPECALSDGPNAWPLGMMKELLETLKEIDALVKQRGFVEHKLMKT; encoded by the coding sequence ATGAAGCTCTGTCATTTCGAGGCGGGGCTCGACCAGCCCTTGTTCCTGATTTCCGGACCGTGCGTGATCGAATCCGAGCAGCTGGCGATGGATACCGCGGGCCAGCTCAAGGAACTGTGCGACGCGCTCGGCATACCGTTCATCTACAAGTCCTCGTTCGACAAGGCCAACCGCTCGTCGACCAAGTCCTTCCGGGGCCTCGGCCTCGACGAGGGGCTGCGCATCCTGTCCGAGGTGAAGGCCAAGATCGGCGTCCCGGTGCTCACCGACGTGCACGAGGATACGCCGCTGGAAGAGGTCGCCGCGGTCGTCGACGTGCTGCAGACGCCGGCCTTCCTGTGCCGCCAGACCAACTTCATCCAGAACGTGGCGCGCCAGGGGCGGCCGGTCAACATCAAGAAGGGCCAGTTCCTGGCGCCCTGGGACATGCAGAACGTGGTCGACAAGGCGCGCGAGGTCGGCAACGAGCAGATCATGGTGTGCGAGCGCGGCGTCAGCTTCGGCTACAACACGCTGGTGTCGGACATGCGCGGGCTTGCGATCATGCGTGCGACCGGATGCCCGGTCGTGTTCGACGCCACCCATTCGGTGCAGCAGCCGGGCGGGCAGGGCACGTCGAGCGGCGGCCAGCGCGAATTCGTGCCGGTGCTGGCGCGTGCCGCGGTGGCGACCGGCGTCGCCGGCGTGTTCGCCGAGACGCACCCCAATCCGGAATGCGCGCTGTCGGACGGTCCCAACGCGTGGCCGCTCGGCATGATGAAGGAATTGCTGGAAACGCTGAAGGAAATCGACGCGCTGGTGAAGCAGCGCGGCTTTGTCGAACATAAATTGATGAAAACCTGA
- the ftsB gene encoding cell division protein FtsB, producing the protein MRSASAADSGRLFARIRARGRTWALAIAIALLQYPLWLGQGGWLQVREGMQKIELQRALNQRLQTRNASLLAELNDLKQGRDAIEERARNDLGMMAPDEWFVRVVRPNPSSRENKQ; encoded by the coding sequence ATGCGTTCCGCCAGCGCGGCTGATTCGGGCAGGCTGTTTGCGCGCATCCGTGCCCGGGGGCGGACCTGGGCGCTGGCGATCGCCATTGCGCTGCTGCAATATCCGCTCTGGCTGGGCCAGGGTGGATGGTTGCAGGTGCGCGAGGGCATGCAGAAAATCGAACTCCAGCGGGCACTGAACCAGCGCCTGCAGACCCGCAATGCAAGCTTGCTGGCCGAGCTCAACGACCTCAAGCAGGGGCGCGACGCGATCGAGGAGCGCGCGCGCAATGACCTGGGCATGATGGCGCCGGACGAATGGTTCGTCCGCGTCGTGCGGCCCAATCCGTCCAGTCGGGAAAACAAACAATGA
- a CDS encoding NAD(P)H-hydrate dehydratase: MPIDPFTLVSPPLFAAADLREIEHRWTAAHPGRPLMAGAGAAAADLACMLARDTGEPILVLAGPGNNGGDALVTARLLAAQGFRVVVVSRADPARLPPDAARAWADWRDAGGNALTDVPAGQSFGLVVDGLYGVGLVRAIEGEDARWIGLANAMACPRLALDVPSGLDGDTGQVRGCAVRADHTLTFLGLKPGLLTADGPDHAGTLHLDALGVEPDMLPAVAGSALTRLEARHRLPPRPRNSHKGVFGHAGVVGGAQGMVGAALIAGRAALAYGAGAVTLGVLDARVAVDYGEPRLMFAPPERLVAAPLDVLALGPGLGQAAQARVLLETALASTCPLVLDADALNLLAGDPALSEMAARRTAPTLLTPHPGEAARLLACGTYDVQADRIAAASMLARRFRAHVALKGAGTVVTHPQGRYAINTTGGPHLAQAGSGDRLTGIVVALLAQGMAPGDALEAAVWRHGSEPSIPPAAI; this comes from the coding sequence ATGCCGATCGATCCGTTCACGCTCGTCTCGCCGCCGCTGTTCGCCGCTGCCGACCTTCGCGAAATCGAGCACCGCTGGACCGCCGCCCATCCCGGCCGTCCGCTGATGGCGGGCGCCGGCGCCGCCGCGGCCGATCTGGCTTGCATGCTCGCCCGGGATACCGGCGAGCCGATCCTGGTCCTCGCCGGCCCCGGCAACAACGGCGGCGACGCCCTCGTGACCGCTCGGCTGCTTGCCGCCCAGGGATTTCGCGTGGTCGTCGTGAGCCGCGCCGATCCGGCCCGCCTGCCGCCCGATGCCGCGCGCGCCTGGGCCGACTGGCGCGACGCGGGAGGAAACGCGCTCACGGACGTCCCGGCGGGGCAATCCTTCGGGCTGGTGGTCGACGGGCTTTACGGAGTCGGTCTGGTGCGCGCGATCGAAGGCGAGGACGCGCGCTGGATCGGGCTCGCCAACGCCATGGCCTGCCCCCGGCTGGCGCTCGACGTGCCCAGCGGCCTCGACGGCGACACCGGCCAGGTCCGTGGCTGCGCCGTGCGTGCCGACCACACGCTGACCTTTCTCGGCTTGAAGCCGGGGCTGCTGACCGCCGACGGACCGGACCATGCCGGCACCCTCCATCTCGACGCGCTGGGCGTCGAACCGGACATGCTGCCGGCCGTCGCCGGCAGCGCGCTGACCCGGCTGGAAGCGCGCCATCGCCTGCCGCCGCGGCCGCGCAACAGCCACAAGGGCGTCTTCGGCCATGCCGGCGTGGTCGGCGGTGCGCAAGGCATGGTCGGCGCGGCGCTCATCGCCGGACGTGCGGCGCTGGCGTACGGCGCAGGTGCGGTCACGCTGGGCGTGCTCGATGCGCGCGTAGCGGTCGACTATGGCGAGCCGCGCCTGATGTTTGCGCCGCCGGAACGTCTGGTCGCCGCGCCGCTCGACGTGCTGGCACTCGGCCCGGGCCTGGGCCAGGCCGCGCAGGCACGCGTACTGCTCGAAACCGCGCTCGCCTCGACCTGTCCGCTGGTCCTGGATGCCGATGCCCTCAACCTGCTGGCGGGCGATCCGGCCCTGAGCGAAATGGCGGCGCGACGCACCGCGCCGACGCTGCTGACCCCGCACCCCGGCGAGGCCGCGCGTCTGCTCGCATGCGGCACGTACGACGTGCAGGCCGACCGGATTGCCGCGGCAAGCATGCTCGCCCGCCGTTTCCGCGCCCACGTCGCCCTCAAGGGCGCAGGCACCGTCGTCACGCACCCGCAGGGCCGCTATGCGATCAACACGACCGGCGGCCCGCATCTCGCCCAGGCAGGTTCGGGCGACCGTCTAACCGGGATCGTCGTGGCCTTGCTCGCGCAGGGCATGGCGCCGGGCGACGCACTCGAAGCCGCCGTCTGGCGGCACGGCAGCGAGCCTTCTATTCCGCCAGCAGCGATTTGA